One stretch of Sander lucioperca isolate FBNREF2018 chromosome 13, SLUC_FBN_1.2, whole genome shotgun sequence DNA includes these proteins:
- the LOC116064886 gene encoding uncharacterized protein LOC116064886, giving the protein MMELQTEKRFHNLTLEQIQALDKVLTEVIPIHGRGNFPTLQVRAKDIIRVVKDRLVERDIQVKDIRLNGATASHVLVRDNCLGYRDLDIIFGVELPRQEDLQVIKEVVLGSLRDLLPCGVNRRKITCLTMKEAYVQKMVKVFNEHDRWSLISLSNNRAKTVGLRFVSSLRRQFEFSVDSFQIILDRMLEYYWETERKQGGKLALNAGNLSKRDNEDENKEQNKSSIPRDVEADIEKDSSGESPCQDEAVSVLETELPLAKVEHADGKHEAQEVLKPESINLQQVGVDGIGDVHSGEDIVFEMCEKNGEEKGQFHSDYPLVSSPKALLTDVRDPLMTHACLKPQSNEELSESQAFQPADKSAQQEKVHCAEIPQFKVDSVICRTENTSSPQDSHLEFSFPPPAKKTCSTSQDIVPDYCPSPKLQRKMSRKMISMPEKWSLLTDLSDLTTQLFPPIEIPKPLQPKPPLLDSDQVHGSNVPASKPETLDALTAPTCSPDSTLQDGTGSNETVEQTVKPKHSKKPPDSETQSHTRAAHVQPQINEQTPELADTVPNRCGASSWAGAAGEPTITVEAECMYGDFELAMDQLRHRLIATHNPEEIRGGGLLKYSDLLVRNFRPASETEIKSLERYMCSRFFIDFPDVSEQQRKIEAYLQCHFIGNEETSKYDYLMTLRRVIDESTVCLMGHERRQTLNMITVLALRVLGEQNAIPNTANVTCFYQPAPYMTEPIYSSYFITQAQPPLVYHPYPLHVHMQTGLV; this is encoded by the coding sequence ATGATGGAGCTTCAAACGGAGAAGAGGTTCCACAACTTGACCCTCGAGCAAATCCAGGCTCTGGACAAGGTCTTGACTGAGGTGATCCCCATCCACGGGCGAGGAAATTTCCCCACGCTGCAGGTGAGAGCTAAAGACATAATTCGTGTGGTGAAGGATCGGCTGGTCGAAAGAGACATCCAGGTGAAAGATATACGGCTGAATGGCGCGACTGCCAGCCACGTCCTGGTGAGGGATAACTGCCTGGGCTACAGAGACTTAGACATCATTTTTGGAGTGGAGCTGCCCAGGCAGGAGGACCTCCAGGTGATAAAGGAGGTGGTGCTGGGCAGCCTACGAGACCTCCTTCCTTGTGGAGTTAACAGACGGAAGATCACCTGCCTGACAATGAAGGAGGCCTACGTGCAAAAGATGGTGAAAGTTTTCAATGAGCACGACAGATGGAGCCTTATCTCGCTTTCTAACAACAGAGCTAAAACCGTGGGGCTCAGATTTGTCAGCTCCCTTCGAAGGCAGTTTGAGTTCAGTGTGGACTCCTTCCAGATAATATTAGACCGTATGCTGGAGTATTATTGGGAGACTGAAAGGAAACAAGGAGGAAAGCTGGCACTGAATGCTGGGAATTTGTCTAAAAGAGACAATGAGGATGAAAACAAAGAGCAAAATAAATCAAGCATTCCTCGGGATGTTGAAGCGGATATTGAAAAGGACTCCAGCGGAGAAAGTCCATGCCAGGATGAAGCTGTTTCTGTGCTTGAGACGGAGCTTCCACTTGCAAAGGTTGAGCATGCGGATGGAAAGCACGAAGCACAGGAGGTGTTAAAACCTGAGAGCATTAACTTACAGCAGGTGGGAGTGGATGGCATAGGGGATGTTCATTCAGGGGAGGACATTGTGTTTGAGATGTGTGAAAAAAATGGAGAAGAAAAAGGACAGTTTCACAGTGATTATCCTCTAGTTTCATCCCCTAAAGCTTTATTAACAGATGTCAGGGATCCACTGATGACACATGCATGTTTAAAGCCACAGAGTAATGAAGAGCTGTCTGAGTCACAAGCCTTCCAACCAGCAGACAAGTCAGCTCAACAGGAAAAAGTCCATTGTGCAGAAATTCCTCAGTTCAAAGTTGACTCTGTAATCTGCAGGACTGAGAATACCTCAAGCCCACAAGATTCACATCTTGAATTTTCCTTTCCTCCTCCAGCTAAGAAAACATGCAGCACATCACAGGACATTGTACCTGATTATTGCCCTTCACCAAAATTACAAAGGAAAATGTCAAGAAAGATGATCAGTATGCCGGAAAAATGGTCTTTACTGACTGATTTGTCAGATCTTACAACACAGCTGTTCCCACCCATAGAAAtacccaaaccacttcagccaAAGCCTCCTTTACTGGACAGCGATCAAGTTCATGGCTCAAATGTTCCAGCCTCCAAGCCAGAGACCTTAGACGCCCTTACAGCTCCCACGTGCAGTCCAGACAGTACACTTCAGGATGGGACTGGCTCCAATGAAACTGTGGAACAAACTGTTAAGCCAAAACACTCGAAGAAGCCTCCTGATTCAGAGACTCAAAGCCACACACGTGCAGCACATGTACAGCCTCAGATCAATGAGCAAACACCCGAGCTGGCCGACACTGTCCCAAACAGGTGCGGGGCCAGCTCATGGGCCGGGGCAGCAGGGGAGCCCACAATCACTGTTGAAGCAGAGTGCATGTACGGAGACTTTGAACTGGCGATGGACCAACTCCGCCACCGCCTCATCGCCACCCACAACCCAGAGGAGATCCGAGGAGGGGGCCTGCTAAAATACAGCGACCTGCTGGTGAGGAACTTCCGACCAGCCAGTGAGACAGAGATCAAGTCCTTGGAGCGCTACATGTGCTCCCGCTTCTTCATCGACTTTCCTGACGTGAGCGAGCAGCAGCGTAAGATCGAGGCCTACTTGCAGTGCCATTTCATTGGCAACGAGGAGACGAGCAAGTACGACTACCTGATGACCCTGCGGCGTGTGATAGATGAGAGCACGGTGTGTTTGATGGGACACGAGAGGAGACAGACGCTCAACATGATCACAGTCCTGGCTCTGAGGGTGCTGGGCGAGCAGAACGCCATCCCCAACACGGCCAACGTCACCTGTTTCTATCAGCCGGCTCCATACATGACAGAGCCGATTTACAGCAGCTACTTCATCACCCAGGCCCAGCCCCCGCTTGTCTACCACCCCTACCCGCTGCATGTCCACATGCAGACTGGCCTGGTGTAG
- the rraga gene encoding ras-related GTP-binding protein A, with protein MSSTAMKKKVLLMGKSGSGKTSMRSIIFANYIARDTRRLGATIDVEHSHVRFLGNLVLNLWDCGGQDTFMENYFTSQRDNIFRNVEVLIYVFDVESRELEKDMHYYQSCLEAILQNSPDAKVFCLVHKMDLVQEDQRDLIFKEREEDLKRLSRPLACTCFRTSIWDETLYKAWSSIVYQLIPNVQQLETNLRNFAQIIEADEVLLFERATFLVISHYQCKEQRDAHRFEKISNIIKQFKLSCSKLAASFQSMEVRNSNFAAFIDVFTSNTYVMVIMSDPSIPSAATLINIRNARKHFEKLERVDGPKHSLHMRMR; from the exons ATGTCAAGCACAGCAATGAAGAAAAAG GTGTTACTGATGGGGAAAAGTGGGTCTGGGAAGACCAGTATGAGATCAATCATCTTTGCCAATTACATAGCTCGAGACACACGCCGCCTTGGAGCTACAA TTGACGTAGAGCACTCCCATGTACGGTTTCTTGGCAATCTGGTTCTAAACCTGTGGGACTGTGGAGG ACAGGACACGTTTATGGAGAACTACTTCACCAGCCAGAGGGACAACATTTTCAGAAATGTAGAGGTGCTTATTTATGTATTTGATGTTGAGAGCCGTGAGCTGGAGAAAGACATGCACTACTACCAGTCTTGTCTGGAGGCCATCCTGCAGAACTCCCCCGACGCTAAAGTGTTCTGCCTCGTTCACAAAATGGATCTGGTGCAGGAAGATCAGAGAGATTTG ATCTTTAAGGAGCGTGAAGAAGATCTGAAGAGACTGTCCAGACCTTTGGCTTGCACGTGCTTCAGGACATCAATCTGGGACGAAACCCTGTATAAG GCCTGGTCTAGCATAGTGTACCAGCTCATCCCAAACGTCCAGCAGCTGGAGACGAACCTGAGAAATTTTGCGCAGATCATAGAGGCAGATGAAGTTCTTCTGTTTGAGAGAGCCACCTTCCTG GTGATCTCCCACTATCAGTGCAAAGAGCAGCGCGATGCTCACCGGTTTGAAAAGATCAGTAACATTATCAAACAGTTCAAACTCAGCTGTAG TAAACTGGCAGCCTCTTTCCAAAGCATGGAAGTGAGGAACTCCAACTTTGCGGCCTTCATTGACGTCTTCACCTCCAACACATATGTCATGGTCATCATGTCGGACCCCTCCATTC cATCTGCAGCCACTCTCATCAATATCCGTAATGCTAGGAAACACTTTGAGAAGTTGGAGCGGGTGGATGGACCCAAGCACAGCCTGCACATGCGAATGCGCTAG
- the cnga2b gene encoding cyclic nucleotide gated channel subunit alpha 2b, translating to MTGHTAERNRSPHNLSVKTTLNEEIERAESILSRVPSVCDDTSSELQKIAALDPNGRNSFQRDGAISRLVSLVVRLREWAHRSLVEEEERPDSFLERFRGPELRTAPSRISNTQPDANGNNAKGIFRKKWDLFVVSPSDNAYYRWLFVIAIAVLYNWFFVVVRACFDQLQVDNYICWLVLDYLSDFVYIMDTCVRLRTGFLEQGLLVKDHAKLRDSYIRTLQFKLDVLSILPTDLAYIVTGIHTPQLRFNRLLRFPRMFEFFDRTETRTNYPNIFRIGNLVLYILIIIHWNACIFYAISNSLGFGSDTWVYPDDSKPEFSSLTRSYVYCLYWSTLTLTTIGEMPPPVRDEEYLFVVFDFLVGVLIFATIVGNVGSMISNMNATRAEFQARIDAIKHYMHFRKVSKELETRVIKWFDYLWTNKKAVDEKEVLKNLPNKLRAEIAINVHLETLKKVRIFQDCEAGLLVELVLKLRPQVFSPGDYICRKGDIGKEMYIIKEGKLAVVADDGVTQYALLTAGSCFGEISILNIKGSKMGNRRTANIRSLGYSDLFCLSKDDLMEAVAEYPNAKTVLEERGREILMKEGLLDENTESGGLQKEDTEEKVERLESSLDTLQTRFARLLSEYNNTQQRLKQRITLLERQLNQTDCGVDASDGMDADAETVNETDPGPVVHTDGSPHRSNVQMEDKKSPTKH from the exons ATGACGGGCCACACGGCTGAGAGAAATCGGTCGCCACACAACCTGTCAGTGAAGACCACCTTGAATGAGGAGATCGAGAGAGCCGAGAGTATTCTCAGCCG GGTGCCATCTGTGTGTGATGACACATCCTCAGAGCTACAAAAAATTGCTGCTCTCGACCCTAATGGACGCAATTCTTTTCAAAGGGACGGAGCCATCTCAAG actGGTGAGCCTGGTGGTGAGACTGAGGGAATGGGCACACAGAAGCctggtggaggaagaggagcggcCCGATTCCTTCCTGGAGCGCTTTCGTGGCCCTGAGCTGAGAACGGCCCCCAGCCGCATCAGCAACACGCAACCAGATGCCAATGGCAACAATGCCAAAGGGATCTTTAG GAAAAAGTGGGATTTGTTTGTGGTGTCCCCATCCGATAACGCCTACTACCGCTGGTTATTTGTCATCGCCATAGCGGTGCTCTACAATTGGTTCTTCGTTGTAGTGAG GGCATGCTTTGACCAGTTACAGGTGGACAATTACATCTGCTGGCTGGTGTTGGACTACCTCTCTGACTTTGTGTACATAATGGACACTTGCGTTCGTCTTCGCACAG GATTCCTGGAACAAGGTTTGCTGGTGAAGGACCATGCCAAGCTTAGAGACAGCTACATCAGAACATTACAGTTCAAGCTGGATGTACTGTCAATCCTGCCCACTGATCTGGCATACATCGTCACCGGCATCCACACACCACAGCTCAGGTTCAACCGTCTGCTGCGCTTCCCGCGCATGTTTGAATTCTTTGACCGCACTGAGACACGCACCAACTACCCCAACATCTTCCGTATCGGCAACTTAGTGCTTTACATCCTGATCATCATTCACTGGAACGCCTGCATCTTCTACGCTATATCCAATTCTTTGGGATTTGGCTCGGACACTTGGGTGTACCCAGACGACTCCAAACCTGAGTTTTCCTCCCTGACTCGGAGTTACGTCTACTGTCTGTACTGGTCAACTCTTACTCTTACCACTATTGGAGAGATGCCTCCACCTGTGCGGGATGAGGAGTACCTATTTGTGGTCTTTGACTTTCTTGTTGGGGTGCTGATCTTTGCTACAATTGTGGGAAACGTTGGCTCCATGATTTCCAACATGAATGCCACCCGTGCCGAGTTTCAAGCCCGGATCGATGCCATCAAACACTACATGCACTTCCGCAAAGTCAGCAAAGAACTGGAGACACGTGTCATTAAGTGGTTCGACTACCTCTGGACCAACAAGAAAGCAGTAGACGAGAAGGAGGTGCTAAAGAATTTGCCAAACAAACTGCGGGCTGAGATTGCTATTAATGTACACCTGGAGACCCTGAAGAAAGTACGCATTTTTCAAGACTGTgaggcaggcctgcttgtgGAGCTGGTGCTCAAACTACGCCCCCAGGTCTTCAGTCCAGGGGACTACATCTGCAGAAAAGGGGACATAGGGAAGGAGATGTATATCATTAAAGAGGGGAAGCTGGCTGTGGTAGCTGATGACGGGGTCACACAGTACGCTCTCCTCACCGCTGGCAGCTGCTTCGGGGAAATCAGCATCCTGAACATAAAAGGTAGTAAAATGGGAAATCGTCGGACAGCCAACATTCGCAGCTTGGGATACTCGGATCTCTTCTGCCTCTCTAAGGATGACTTGATGGAGGCAGTGGCCGAGTATCCAAATGCTAAGACTGTACTAGAGGAGAGGGGCCGGGAGATCTTGATGAAGGAGGGTCTGCTGGATGAGAACACAGAGAGCGGCGGGCTGCAGAAAGAGGACACAGAGGAGAAGGTGGAGAGGCTGGAGTCCTCTCTGGACACACTTCAGACTCGCTTTGCCCGTCTGCTCAGCGAATACAACAACACTCAGCAACGGCTGAAGCAGCGCATCACTCTGCTGGAGCGACAGCTGAACCAAACGGACTGTGGCGTAGATGCAAGTGATGGCATGGATGCAGATGCAGAGACGGTCAATGAAACAGACCCTGGGCCTGTTGTCCATACAGATGGGTCTCCACATCGGAGTAATGTCCAAATGGAGGACAAAAAGAGCCCAACAAAACACTAA
- the LOC116064888 gene encoding charged multivesicular body protein 1b, whose translation MPNMEKQLFNLKFAAKELQRNSKKCDKEEKAEKTKVKKAIQKGNMEVARIHAENAIRQKNQSVNFLRMSARIDAVAARVQTAVTMNQVTKSMAGVVKGMDATLKSMNLEKISGLMDKFEHQFETLDVQTAHMEDTMSSTTTLTTPQNQVESLMHQLADEAGLDLNMELPQGTTGSVGTSVASAEQDELSNRLAKLRDQM comes from the exons ATGCCGAATATGGAAA AACAGCTCTTCAATTTAAAGTTTGCTGCCAAAGAACTCCAAAGAAATTCCAAGAAATGTGACAAAGAGGAAAAAGCAGAGAAGACTAAAGTTAAGAAA GCCATCCAGAAGGGGAATATGGAAGTGGCGAGGATCCATGCAGAGAACGCCATAAGACAGAAGAACCAGTCTGTGAACTTCCTGAGGATGAGTGCTCGGATAGATGCAGTGGCAGCGAGGGTCCAAACTGCAGTTACAATGAACCAG gTCACAAAATCTATGGCTGGAGTGGTGAAAGGCATGGATGCCACTCTGAAGAGTATGAATCTGGAAAAG atttcAGGTCTCATGGACAAATTTGAGCACCAGTTTGAAACTCTGGATGTTCAGACAGCCCATATGGAGGACACCATGAGCAGCACAACAACACTCACAACACCGCAG AATCAAGTGGAATCATTGATGCATCAACTGGCTGATGAAGCAGG GTTGGACCTGAACATGGAGCTCCCTCAGGGAACCACAGGATCAGTGGGTACCAGCGTGGCCTCTGCAGAACAg GATGAACTGTCTAATAGGCTCGCCAAACTTCGAGATCAAATGTGA